Proteins encoded in a region of the Mucilaginibacter sabulilitoris genome:
- a CDS encoding cytochrome c maturation protein CcmE domain-containing protein encodes MKKSAIFGLVVIAIAIAVIISVYSNSSTYGTFGDAQKTKSELHIVGHLNKSKELFYDATKDANYFSFYMKDNNGDERKVIFTGTKPEDFERSEQLVLTGTMVGQEFHASKILMKCPSKYTQDKLEVTEAKAKQQASI; translated from the coding sequence ATGAAGAAAAGTGCAATTTTTGGTCTTGTTGTTATAGCTATAGCTATAGCGGTTATCATTAGTGTTTATTCAAATTCCAGCACTTATGGTACTTTTGGCGACGCTCAAAAAACTAAAAGTGAACTGCATATAGTTGGTCATCTGAACAAATCAAAAGAGTTGTTTTATGATGCCACCAAGGATGCTAATTATTTTTCATTTTACATGAAGGATAATAATGGAGATGAGCGCAAGGTTATATTTACCGGTACCAAACCCGAAGATTTTGAACGCTCTGAGCAATTGGTGCTTACAGGCACAATGGTAGGCCAGGAATTTCATGCCTCCAAAATCCTGATGAAATGCCCTTCGAAATACACCCAGGACAAATTAGAAGTTACAGAAGCCAAGGCCAAACAACAGGCCAGTATATAA
- the ccsA gene encoding cytochrome c biogenesis protein CcsA yields MDTVFKGEHLLPGQIGQFFIVLSFGAALLSFISYYFATTDDKGKADSSWQRFGRIGFYINSISILGMGTCLFYVIYNHYFEYHYAWAYTSRSLPVYYIVSGFWNGQEGGFLLWSFWQAVLGNILIWRAKSWERPVMTVVAFSQVALATMVLGVEILGQRIGSSPFLLLRNALEAPIFSNPDYLGFIKDGQGMNPSLQNYWMIIHPPTLFLGFASMVVPFAYAIAGLWQKRYKEWIAAAIPYALFACMILGTGVIMGAFWAYESLNFGGFWAWDPVENASIFPWITMVAAVHVLVVYKNTGHSYFTATFLVLISFVLVWYSSFLSRSGILGDTSVHSFTDNGMFWQLVIGVLVFLILSVVLLVARWKELPITKKDEETYSREFWMFVGAIFLGLSCFHLVVVTSVPVWNAMFGTKIAPPSDVVKHYNVIQSSFAFIITLLTGIAQFLKYKKTDVTRFFITTGIYLLFAMLVTALIVYATGISKLNFVFILVMWGSVYSVIANGKILTDAFKGKFKLAGSAVAHIGFGFLLIGALIAAGTSRVISINNTGEGFSPEFAKEQNPRENILVYQNEPVKMGDYMVTYTGDSISSPNHFFKVDYKQIGSDGKVENEFVLKPKALISRGQMSASPDTKHYLFHDMYTHITMFYPAPLADGADANAAEGHDEANDDKNYDAPVSHEVAPGDTIRYRDGYILLKALNKEAKVQNIPLTDSDVAIGAKLEIVSHGKKYEATPVYMIKSGNVFDFARKVEDAGLKLRFSKVIPENKKVEIMVYQQPESKKKFIVMKAIQFPYINFFWAGTIIMVVGFVLSISRRKKELKTV; encoded by the coding sequence ATGGATACAGTTTTTAAAGGTGAACACCTTTTACCGGGGCAAATAGGTCAGTTTTTTATTGTTCTTTCTTTTGGAGCCGCCCTGTTATCATTCATAAGTTATTATTTCGCGACAACCGACGATAAAGGCAAGGCCGATAGTTCATGGCAACGATTTGGCCGAATAGGCTTTTATATCAATTCCATTTCCATATTGGGCATGGGAACATGCCTGTTCTATGTAATTTATAATCACTATTTTGAGTATCATTATGCCTGGGCGTACACCTCGCGCTCTTTGCCTGTTTACTATATAGTATCGGGTTTCTGGAACGGACAGGAGGGAGGCTTCCTGCTATGGTCGTTTTGGCAGGCTGTATTAGGAAATATACTGATTTGGAGGGCCAAATCATGGGAACGCCCGGTAATGACAGTTGTAGCCTTCTCACAAGTGGCGCTGGCAACCATGGTACTTGGTGTGGAAATTTTAGGTCAACGGATAGGCAGCTCGCCTTTCTTGCTACTAAGAAATGCGCTTGAAGCTCCTATTTTTTCAAACCCGGATTATCTTGGGTTTATAAAAGACGGGCAAGGCATGAACCCATCCCTGCAAAACTATTGGATGATCATTCACCCACCAACACTTTTCCTGGGTTTCGCGTCGATGGTGGTACCTTTTGCTTATGCTATAGCGGGGCTGTGGCAAAAACGTTACAAAGAATGGATAGCTGCGGCTATACCTTATGCTTTGTTTGCGTGTATGATATTGGGTACAGGTGTTATCATGGGGGCCTTCTGGGCATATGAGTCGCTGAATTTTGGCGGTTTCTGGGCCTGGGACCCGGTAGAGAATGCTTCTATCTTCCCTTGGATTACGATGGTGGCTGCAGTGCACGTACTTGTAGTGTATAAAAATACCGGTCATTCTTATTTTACAGCTACTTTTTTGGTGCTTATCAGCTTTGTGCTGGTATGGTACTCTTCGTTCCTGTCACGCAGTGGCATTTTGGGCGATACTTCGGTTCACTCTTTTACAGATAATGGCATGTTCTGGCAATTGGTAATAGGCGTACTGGTATTCCTGATCCTATCGGTAGTATTGCTCGTAGCCAGGTGGAAGGAACTTCCCATTACAAAAAAAGACGAAGAAACCTACTCACGCGAGTTTTGGATGTTTGTAGGCGCTATATTTTTAGGCCTGTCATGCTTTCACCTGGTAGTAGTAACATCGGTACCGGTTTGGAACGCTATGTTCGGCACCAAGATAGCACCACCTTCTGATGTTGTTAAACATTATAATGTTATACAATCATCATTTGCATTTATAATAACGCTGCTTACCGGCATTGCTCAATTTTTAAAGTATAAAAAAACAGATGTTACCCGCTTTTTTATAACAACGGGTATTTATCTTCTTTTCGCCATGTTGGTAACCGCACTAATTGTTTATGCTACAGGTATTTCCAAACTAAACTTTGTATTTATACTGGTTATGTGGGGATCAGTGTACTCGGTTATTGCGAATGGTAAAATACTGACCGACGCATTTAAAGGTAAATTTAAACTGGCCGGCTCGGCCGTAGCGCACATTGGTTTTGGTTTTTTATTGATAGGCGCTTTAATTGCGGCAGGCACCAGTAGGGTTATTTCTATTAATAATACCGGCGAAGGTTTTTCGCCTGAGTTTGCCAAAGAACAAAACCCGCGCGAAAATATATTGGTATACCAGAATGAGCCAGTGAAAATGGGTGATTATATGGTAACCTATACCGGCGATTCTATTTCGTCGCCCAATCATTTTTTTAAGGTTGATTATAAACAAATAGGCTCTGATGGTAAAGTAGAGAACGAGTTTGTGCTTAAACCTAAAGCATTGATCAGCCGCGGACAGATGTCGGCTTCGCCTGATACCAAGCATTATTTGTTTCATGATATGTACACGCATATCACCATGTTTTATCCTGCACCGCTTGCTGATGGCGCCGACGCAAATGCTGCGGAAGGCCATGACGAAGCTAATGATGATAAGAACTACGATGCACCTGTAAGCCATGAGGTTGCCCCCGGCGATACCATCAGGTACCGCGACGGCTATATTTTATTAAAAGCCCTGAACAAAGAAGCCAAGGTGCAGAACATTCCGCTTACTGATAGCGATGTGGCTATCGGTGCTAAGCTCGAAATTGTATCGCACGGTAAAAAATATGAGGCTACTCCGGTTTACATGATAAAAAGCGGTAACGTGTTTGATTTTGCCCGCAAAGTTGAAGATGCCGGCTTAAAACTACGTTTCAGCAAGGTGATACCCGAGAACAAGAAGGTAGAGATCATGGTTTACCAGCAGCCTGAAAGTAAAAAGAAATTTATTGTGATGAAGGCTATCCAATTCCCTTATATCAATTTCTTCTGGGCAGGAACCATCATTATGGTAGTGGGTTTTGTGCTATCTATAAGCCGCAGAAAAAAGGAGCTGAAAACAGTTTAA
- a CDS encoding alpha/beta fold hydrolase: MKILKVSIIIIIFLAGASALILYGFYEYNNKEKKALTTAERKSIQGSFIKLSKGITHYQLEGPENGEVVILVHGFSVPYYIWDGTYEFLVKNGYKVLRYDMYGRGYSDRPDVAYDKELYNTQLLEPINNLKLQGHVNLAGISFGGEVITNFACAHPDVINKVILIDPGYENEKPVAPKYFTLYNEAVNSNERASGQLDDFLYPQKHPEWVKRYLPQMRYQGFRNALVSTLYDYDQNGRESNTCLNNANKPVLLIWGKKDQTVPIRFSDSIRSVLKVDFFPVADAAHLPSVEKPDTVNTKILSFLKEG; encoded by the coding sequence ATGAAAATACTTAAAGTAAGCATAATAATTATAATATTCCTGGCCGGTGCTTCTGCTTTAATATTATATGGCTTTTATGAATATAATAATAAAGAGAAAAAAGCCTTAACAACTGCCGAGCGTAAAAGTATTCAGGGTAGCTTTATTAAACTTAGTAAAGGCATTACCCATTATCAGCTGGAAGGGCCTGAAAATGGCGAAGTGGTAATACTTGTTCACGGGTTCAGCGTTCCATATTATATATGGGATGGCACTTATGAGTTCCTGGTTAAAAATGGCTACAAGGTGCTCCGGTATGATATGTATGGCAGGGGTTACTCAGACAGGCCAGATGTTGCGTATGATAAAGAACTATATAACACCCAGTTACTGGAGCCTATAAACAACCTGAAACTGCAGGGGCATGTTAATTTAGCCGGCATTTCGTTCGGCGGCGAAGTTATAACAAACTTTGCATGTGCACATCCCGATGTTATAAACAAAGTTATACTTATTGACCCGGGATACGAAAACGAAAAACCGGTTGCACCTAAATATTTTACACTGTATAATGAGGCAGTTAACTCTAATGAGCGCGCCTCCGGTCAGCTTGATGATTTCCTTTACCCACAAAAACATCCGGAATGGGTAAAACGTTATTTGCCGCAAATGCGGTATCAGGGTTTTAGGAATGCTCTTGTTTCAACGCTATATGACTATGATCAAAATGGACGAGAAAGCAACACCTGCCTTAACAATGCTAACAAGCCCGTATTACTAATCTGGGGTAAAAAAGACCAAACCGTACCTATCCGTTTTAGTGATTCGATACGCAGCGTATTAAAAGTCGACTTTTTCCCGGTTGCCGATGCGGCCCACTTGCCATCCGTTGAAAAACCAGATACGGTGAACACCAAAATATTATCGTTTTTGAAAGAAGGGTAA
- a CDS encoding Rossmann-like and DUF2520 domain-containing protein: protein MRVTIIGSGNVATHFSAALKNAGHRIMQVYSPNFQNASLLAYHVGAEATSDLQDITPETDIFIISVKDDAIAEMAEALAKYQKLIVHTSGATSLDAVRAFTDYAGVLYPLQTFSKSKEVDFFTVPLCVEGADESITARLKELAATISNNVYSVTSADRKILHLAAVFACNFPNYLYGVAQQLLAAHNMKFDMLKPLILETAQKVQQQYPANVQTGPAVRNDQLTMNAHLQLLNHQPQLQEIYYLLSQGIIKNNNEGHGDK, encoded by the coding sequence ATGCGCGTAACAATAATCGGCTCAGGTAACGTAGCCACCCATTTTTCGGCAGCATTAAAAAACGCAGGTCATCGTATAATGCAGGTTTATAGTCCCAATTTTCAGAATGCATCTCTGCTGGCTTACCATGTAGGGGCAGAGGCCACGAGTGACTTGCAGGATATTACACCTGAAACCGACATTTTTATTATTTCGGTTAAAGACGATGCCATAGCTGAAATGGCCGAAGCCCTGGCTAAATATCAAAAGCTAATAGTGCATACCTCTGGCGCTACCAGCCTTGACGCAGTGCGGGCCTTTACAGACTATGCCGGGGTTTTATATCCGCTGCAAACCTTCAGCAAAAGCAAAGAGGTTGATTTTTTTACGGTTCCACTATGTGTAGAGGGGGCGGATGAAAGTATAACTGCCCGTTTAAAGGAACTGGCCGCTACCATTAGTAACAATGTTTATAGCGTTACTTCGGCCGATCGTAAAATACTGCATTTGGCGGCGGTATTTGCCTGTAATTTCCCCAATTATTTATACGGCGTGGCGCAGCAGCTACTGGCGGCCCATAACATGAAGTTTGATATGCTTAAACCTTTGATACTGGAAACTGCTCAAAAGGTACAGCAGCAATACCCTGCCAATGTGCAAACTGGTCCGGCGGTACGTAATGACCAGCTTACTATGAATGCACATTTGCAATTACTTAACCATCAGCCACAATTGCAGGAGATATATTACTTATTAAGTCAGGGTATTATCAAAAACAATAATGAAGGGCACGGGGACAAGTAA
- a CDS encoding 2Fe-2S iron-sulfur cluster-binding protein translates to MNIYKVKINFEEKGHETVELPIAEGESVLDVCLENGIELQHNCGGVCGCSTCHVYVNKGMDNIQEISDKEEDFIDRAVNPRINSRLGCQCVIVDGDIEVTLPDQSQFLGH, encoded by the coding sequence ATGAACATTTATAAAGTAAAGATAAATTTCGAGGAAAAAGGGCATGAAACCGTTGAATTGCCCATAGCCGAAGGAGAATCTGTATTGGATGTATGCCTGGAAAATGGCATTGAACTACAGCACAATTGCGGTGGCGTTTGCGGATGCAGTACCTGCCATGTATATGTAAACAAGGGGATGGACAACATCCAGGAAATATCTGATAAAGAAGAAGATTTTATAGACAGGGCTGTAAATCCACGTATAAATTCACGGTTGGGTTGCCAGTGTGTGATTGTTGACGGTGATATAGAGGTTACCTTGCCAGATCAATCACAGTTCCTGGGACATTAA
- the iscX gene encoding Fe-S cluster assembly protein IscX, producing the protein MTDNKFALPIHWKDYEDIAIELYEKFGDDFDESKIYRIRFTELLEWVLSLPNFEGTRAESNEGHLEQIQSAWVYEWRDNQ; encoded by the coding sequence ATGACAGACAATAAATTTGCCTTACCAATTCACTGGAAAGATTATGAAGATATCGCTATTGAACTTTATGAAAAGTTTGGTGACGATTTTGATGAATCAAAAATATACCGTATCCGTTTCACCGAACTGTTGGAGTGGGTATTATCATTACCTAACTTTGAGGGTACAAGAGCGGAGTCAAACGAAGGCCACCTGGAGCAAATTCAATCGGCCTGGGTTTATGAGTGGCGCGATAATCAATAG
- a CDS encoding KdsC family phosphatase, with the protein MESFLHKLKDITTFIFDVDGVLTDGSVFVTDAGEQSRAFNIKDGYALQLAVKCGYNVCAISGSRSKSAIYRLNSLGVKDVYMGTHTKSQRFKIYLEEKAIIATNVLYMGDDIPDLEVMKLAGLPVCPADAVEEIKAVSAYVSPYGGGKGCARDIIEKVLKVQDKWMSKQAYSW; encoded by the coding sequence GTGGAATCATTTCTACATAAATTAAAAGATATTACCACATTTATATTTGATGTGGACGGCGTACTGACAGATGGTTCTGTTTTTGTAACAGATGCCGGTGAGCAAAGCCGTGCGTTTAATATTAAAGATGGTTATGCACTACAGCTGGCGGTTAAATGCGGTTATAATGTATGTGCCATATCGGGCAGCCGTTCAAAAAGCGCCATATACCGTTTAAATAGTCTGGGTGTTAAAGACGTTTACATGGGCACGCATACCAAATCACAGCGTTTTAAGATATACCTGGAAGAGAAGGCCATTATTGCTACCAACGTGTTATACATGGGCGATGATATACCCGACCTCGAAGTGATGAAGCTGGCTGGTCTGCCTGTTTGCCCGGCCGATGCGGTTGAAGAAATAAAAGCGGTAAGCGCCTATGTTTCGCCATACGGTGGTGGCAAAGGCTGCGCGCGCGATATTATTGAAAAAGTGCTTAAAGTTCAGGATAAGTGGATGAGTAAGCAGGCTTATAGCTGGTAG
- a CDS encoding Maf family nucleotide pyrophosphatase, protein MNNVPKIILASKSPRRQDLLRLMDMEFEVMLKDVDESYPDGLTPQEVAVYIARKKAEAFDGTLNGEVVLTADTIVCVDGLILGKPETPDHAVEMLQTLSGKVHQVITGVCLLYKGRYNNFFDVSEVFFRKLSDQEIKSYVAEYEPLDKAGSYGIQERIGLIGIERINGSYTNVVGLPTEKLYAQLINLNK, encoded by the coding sequence ATGAATAACGTTCCTAAAATCATTCTTGCATCAAAATCGCCGCGACGGCAGGATTTGCTCAGGCTTATGGATATGGAGTTTGAGGTTATGCTCAAAGATGTGGATGAATCATACCCTGATGGCCTAACACCGCAGGAGGTAGCTGTATATATTGCCCGAAAAAAAGCCGAAGCATTTGATGGTACACTAAACGGTGAGGTTGTGCTCACTGCCGATACCATTGTTTGTGTTGATGGCCTCATATTAGGTAAACCCGAAACACCCGATCATGCTGTAGAAATGCTGCAAACATTATCGGGTAAGGTACACCAGGTTATTACCGGCGTTTGCTTGCTGTATAAAGGCCGTTATAATAACTTTTTTGATGTGTCTGAGGTGTTTTTTCGCAAGCTGAGCGATCAGGAAATAAAAAGTTATGTGGCTGAATATGAGCCTCTTGATAAGGCTGGTTCTTATGGTATACAGGAACGTATAGGCCTGATAGGTATTGAACGGATAAATGGCTCTTATACCAACGTAGTAGGCCTCCCGACAGAAAAGTTATATGCTCAATTAATTAATTTAAATAAATAA
- a CDS encoding DUF4136 domain-containing protein has translation MKRAIYTGLVVMLVSALSACSSYNYYTAARNKTDLSSYRTFAWLPPETSNRAGGVVKKEIADERVKETAISALQKKGLRLQENNPDLLVSYSTVTGRGMKTEFYPAYYGGFGWGGWGWGWGYRPFWGGYYGGWGYPYGGFGGGGYARVPYKEGTIIIDIIDRNTRKLVWRGFGVGELHNPKRTLDELPKVVDGVLKQLELNQVNQMQIRKA, from the coding sequence ATGAAAAGAGCTATTTATACAGGGCTGGTAGTTATGCTGGTTTCAGCCCTGTCTGCTTGCAGCAGCTATAATTATTACACCGCAGCCCGAAACAAAACAGATCTTTCTTCTTACCGCACATTTGCCTGGTTACCACCCGAAACAAGTAACAGGGCTGGTGGAGTTGTGAAGAAAGAAATTGCGGATGAAAGGGTGAAGGAAACAGCGATTTCCGCTTTGCAAAAAAAAGGACTTAGGTTACAGGAAAACAATCCCGATCTGTTAGTAAGTTATTCTACCGTTACCGGCAGGGGCATGAAAACAGAATTTTATCCCGCTTACTATGGCGGCTTCGGTTGGGGCGGCTGGGGCTGGGGTTGGGGATACCGTCCGTTCTGGGGCGGCTACTATGGTGGCTGGGGATATCCCTACGGCGGCTTCGGTGGCGGAGGCTATGCCCGGGTTCCGTATAAAGAAGGCACCATTATTATTGATATCATAGACCGCAACACCCGCAAGTTAGTATGGCGCGGATTTGGCGTAGGCGAATTGCACAACCCAAAAAGAACGCTTGATGAATTACCAAAAGTGGTTGATGGTGTATTAAAACAACTGGAGTTGAACCAGGTAAATCAAATGCAAATCAGGAAAGCATAA
- a CDS encoding T9SS type A sorting domain-containing protein, with protein MQSRAFATTFDWKGGTSTPTGNNWITPSNWAVGGVTQSSDYPGRDATDDIVRFGVAGSVYTTQPSLTVASTDSLVVGSIIFGTIQYSSTTAITGYDITGTVLTVNTGKLVVTGDITQSVNTSGGSIFNVLMGSGTISCNNIQMGAAANSSGSNKISILISLIKALSVKTDVKLNLNVNVGTGVGFRLENGTMTIGNKITFIDNSAITAGNATYFTVNARRSQTNPSANILTNPTLILNSSAAVDTIPTPNASVNFYGDRNPGGKATVIYRGASPLIYTTSKLGFGPGGGVVNSNAATDPIYDNLIIQGTGTAVIGKVQTPANTSYLNIDSTFTTNSNVSFSNATNTATKVGATGSTAATWTNNSPATVTGGAGTIDINGSLSNSGTMTMGIGALSISKNYTNTGTFTPNATPTITFDGTTQALTDATATGTNFYNVTFTGGGTKSMASGNKFTVAPLYTLNVNSSSTLAVGSTSSTTALTLKSTLAGDASIADMTNGTITGNINVQRFVRGNLRRYMLLSSPLANASASTYDLKPLKVNTWITGPNGSATGYDFDNAPQTGNSPSVFIYDENSPLTQNPNSVINNEYKPFATMSETVPIGNGFLFYFRGDRSVSNPFSPPFPASNDATLNFFGAVFKGGGTNGSFSPKIINFSNSPIPTYYSTLAGGTNLSFNSTISSKKGFNMIGNPYASVIDLKLVYSGNSNRYKFFYMLIKDANTGTNSSSTRFAVYDALADTAQAGSSRYALSGQGFFVQTAAATPITFTETMKVAYSAYLARPSTKPIFNVVPNPRSARTTLAVNPHENNAVGTLAAATPSETTPVPMPWLRMELMKDSLILNTTDINFDKNSGSTFKIGEDAPYISSSGQGDFFYSQSADSVGCFINYTSDLEKLKQINLVVTFSNYGVYKLTAPNKKNIDERYTIFLKDKFTNDSLDVVHNPQYSFNVTTNKASYAHDRFYLSIGIAPGHEYKLLDFTGAKVTTGLQLNWRTDNESNFTRFMIEKSSDGGKSFTAIDSLQSTGAGKYTIVDEAPGNGQLVYRLKQNLVTGKTDISKNLVFNFLSNLIPKFIVYPSNATQNININFGKTYSDRISVSIISATGSLVKTITASNTDSVQQDVGNLLKGLYIVEATDEATGKRIGSTKFFKQ; from the coding sequence ATGCAGAGCAGGGCTTTTGCTACAACTTTTGATTGGAAGGGAGGCACCAGCACTCCTACCGGCAATAACTGGATAACTCCTTCAAATTGGGCAGTAGGTGGAGTTACCCAAAGTTCGGATTATCCCGGAAGGGATGCAACGGATGATATTGTTAGATTTGGAGTAGCGGGCTCAGTCTATACAACTCAACCAAGCTTAACTGTTGCAAGCACTGACAGCCTGGTTGTTGGATCAATAATTTTCGGAACAATTCAATATTCTTCAACAACTGCCATAACGGGATATGACATAACCGGAACTGTATTAACAGTAAACACAGGCAAATTAGTTGTAACGGGGGACATCACCCAAAGTGTAAATACCAGCGGTGGTAGTATTTTTAATGTTTTAATGGGTTCAGGTACCATCTCGTGCAATAACATACAGATGGGTGCTGCTGCTAATTCATCAGGCAGTAATAAGATTTCCATATTGATTTCACTTATTAAAGCTCTTAGCGTCAAAACCGATGTTAAACTTAATCTCAATGTTAACGTCGGAACAGGAGTGGGATTTAGGTTGGAAAATGGTACTATGACAATAGGGAATAAAATTACCTTTATTGATAATTCAGCTATTACCGCAGGAAATGCCACCTATTTCACTGTTAATGCACGTAGATCTCAAACAAATCCTTCAGCCAACATTCTCACAAATCCTACACTAATTCTTAATAGCTCAGCAGCCGTAGATACCATTCCAACACCTAACGCATCTGTTAATTTTTACGGAGATCGTAATCCCGGCGGTAAAGCAACGGTAATTTATAGGGGAGCGAGCCCATTGATTTATACAACCTCTAAACTGGGTTTTGGCCCTGGCGGGGGTGTTGTAAACTCAAATGCTGCCACTGATCCTATTTATGACAATCTTATCATACAAGGCACTGGTACAGCCGTCATTGGTAAGGTTCAAACCCCTGCTAATACCAGCTATTTAAATATTGACTCCACATTTACTACAAATTCAAACGTGTCATTTTCCAATGCAACCAATACCGCTACCAAGGTAGGTGCAACAGGTTCAACGGCTGCCACCTGGACAAATAATTCACCCGCAACAGTCACAGGTGGTGCCGGAACAATAGATATAAATGGCAGCCTTAGCAATTCCGGAACAATGACTATGGGTATAGGCGCATTATCTATATCAAAAAATTACACAAACACAGGTACTTTCACACCCAACGCTACACCTACCATTACCTTTGATGGCACTACACAAGCTTTAACTGACGCTACTGCCACGGGTACTAATTTTTACAATGTAACTTTTACGGGTGGCGGTACTAAAAGCATGGCATCGGGAAATAAATTTACGGTTGCTCCCCTATACACATTAAACGTTAACAGCTCATCCACGCTTGCTGTCGGGAGCACCTCTTCAACTACCGCGTTAACTTTAAAGTCTACTTTAGCTGGAGATGCCAGTATAGCCGATATGACCAATGGTACTATTACCGGTAATATTAATGTGCAGCGCTTCGTAAGAGGCAATTTACGTAGGTATATGCTGCTTTCGTCGCCTTTAGCCAATGCTTCAGCCAGTACTTATGATTTAAAACCACTTAAAGTAAATACCTGGATAACTGGGCCAAACGGATCGGCTACAGGATATGATTTTGATAACGCGCCCCAAACCGGCAATAGCCCTTCTGTATTTATTTATGATGAAAACTCTCCTCTTACCCAAAACCCCAACTCCGTAATTAACAATGAGTATAAGCCATTTGCAACTATGAGCGAAACAGTGCCCATTGGTAACGGATTCTTATTTTATTTCAGGGGTGATAGGAGCGTATCAAACCCTTTTAGTCCACCTTTTCCGGCATCCAATGATGCTACTCTTAATTTTTTTGGAGCTGTGTTTAAAGGTGGGGGCACTAATGGTTCCTTTAGTCCTAAAATCATTAATTTTTCAAACTCACCCATCCCAACTTATTATTCAACCCTGGCGGGTGGCACCAATTTATCTTTTAATAGTACCATTAGCTCTAAAAAAGGTTTTAATATGATAGGTAACCCTTATGCGTCGGTTATTGATCTGAAACTTGTTTATAGTGGTAATTCAAATAGATACAAGTTCTTTTATATGCTGATAAAAGATGCTAATACCGGAACAAATAGTTCATCAACAAGATTTGCTGTTTATGACGCCCTTGCAGATACAGCACAAGCCGGCTCAAGTAGATATGCATTATCAGGACAAGGTTTTTTCGTCCAAACGGCGGCAGCCACACCAATTACCTTTACTGAGACCATGAAAGTTGCTTATTCAGCTTATTTAGCCCGCCCCTCCACAAAACCTATATTTAATGTTGTTCCAAATCCACGCTCAGCACGGACCACTTTAGCAGTTAACCCACATGAAAATAATGCAGTGGGTACATTAGCTGCAGCTACACCATCAGAAACAACTCCCGTTCCTATGCCTTGGTTAAGGATGGAACTAATGAAAGATTCACTTATACTGAATACAACCGATATTAACTTTGATAAAAACTCGGGCAGCACATTCAAAATCGGTGAAGACGCACCTTATATATCGTCATCAGGACAGGGAGATTTCTTTTACTCGCAATCTGCCGATTCAGTGGGCTGCTTTATAAATTACACATCCGATCTGGAGAAATTAAAACAAATAAATCTTGTTGTTACTTTCTCAAATTATGGGGTATATAAACTTACAGCCCCTAACAAGAAAAACATCGACGAGCGTTACACCATCTTTTTAAAAGACAAATTCACTAACGATTCTTTAGATGTGGTACATAACCCGCAATATAGCTTCAATGTAACTACAAATAAGGCCAGTTATGCACATGACCGTTTCTACTTAAGCATTGGTATTGCACCTGGACACGAGTATAAATTATTGGATTTTACCGGAGCTAAAGTTACTACCGGCCTTCAGCTTAACTGGAGAACCGATAACGAAAGCAATTTTACCCGGTTCATGATTGAAAAAAGCAGCGATGGCGGTAAATCATTTACCGCCATTGATAGCCTGCAATCTACAGGTGCGGGCAAGTACACCATTGTTGACGAGGCCCCTGGAAACGGACAGCTTGTTTATCGCCTAAAGCAAAATCTGGTTACCGGAAAAACTGATATTTCAAAAAACTTAGTTTTTAACTTTTTAAGTAACCTTATTCCTAAATTTATCGTTTACCCAAGTAATGCTACCCAAAATATTAATATTAACTTTGGTAAAACATATAGCGACCGAATATCAGTAAGTATTATCAGCGCAACCGGAAGTTTGGTAAAAACTATAACGGCCAGCAATACAGATTCGGTTCAACAGGATGTTGGCAACCTGCTCAAAGGGCTTTATATTGTTGAAGCTACCGACGAAGCCACAGGGAAACGGATTGGAAGCACGAAATTTTTTAAACAATAA